The Henckelia pumila isolate YLH828 chromosome 2, ASM3356847v2, whole genome shotgun sequence genome includes a window with the following:
- the LOC140881646 gene encoding phragmoplastin interacting protein 1, whose translation MVLSNKKLKQKLRAAKAELFVESEAQNKDDEKLRALDSKLSNSIKMILNTESHKSTLSKREKRRQKVQENSDVLKHTELVGDTDRQKDGGLNSDNMEVKMMKKRKRDENKVKSDVENNKAENLKKKKESKKKKKPRKLGNNPVKEDGFENNRNEVSKEQLKADMDECSKRQDVEVSSAKVYVGGIPYYSTEDDIRSYFEGCGTIINVDCMLFPDTGKFRGIAIITFKTEAAVKRALALHGSDMGGLFLTIQPFKSSKHSKSSNFCPSVSEGYNRIYVGNLSWDITEDDLRKLFFDCTVTSIRLGEDKDTKEFKGYAHVDFANSLSLHIALKLDQQVVCGRPVRISCAVRRNETENNSTSMAKESKTDGGQVSIAIEGNNDASEIKTDSSEVSAVSSKIRRRTCYECGERGHLSSSCPKQQAMAKQINTDGHEVGIVKTDDHVVNLVTEGNNNISESKTEDNEASAVSSKIRRRTCYECGERGHLSSSCPNKTATDSTNPVAV comes from the exons ATGGTGCTGTCAAACAAAAAGTTAAAGCAAAAGCTGCGAGCTGCTAAAGCTGAACTTTTCGTCGAGTCAGAGGCTCAAAACAAGGATGATGAAAAACTCAGAGCTTTGGATTCGAAACTCTCTAATTCTATAAAGATGATCCTGAATACAGAGTCCCACAAGTCAACATTGTCGAAACGAGAAAAAAGAAGACAAAAGGTACAAGAAAACTCTGATGTTCTAAAGCATACAGAATTAGTTGGTGACACAGATAGACAAAAGGACGGTGGGTTGAACTCAGATAACATGGAGGTGAAGATGATGAAAAAGAGGAAGAGAGATGAAAACAAGGTGAAGAGTGATGTTGAAAACAATAAGGcagaaaatttgaagaaaaagaaggaatctaagaagaagaagaaacctAGGAAATTGGGAAACAATCCAGTCAAAGAGGATGGGTTTGAGAACAATAGGAATGAAGTAAGCAAAGAGCAACTCAAGGCAGATATGGATGAGTGCAGTAAGAG ACAGGATGTTGAAGTATCATCTGCAAAAGTATATGTTGGGGGCATTCCATACTACTCCACTGAGGATGATATTCGGAGTTACTTTGAAGGTTGTGGTACAATTATTAATGTTGATTGTATGTTATTTCCAGACACCGGGAAGTTCAGAGGAATAGCTATAATCACTTTCAAG ACTGAAGCAGCTGTTAAAAGAGCGTTGGCTCTTCATGGTTCCGATAT GGGTGGTCTCTTTTTGACAATCCAGCCATTCAAATCATCTAAACACAGCAAATCGTCAAACTTTTGCCCTTCAGTTTCAGAGGGATACAATAGGATCTACGTTGGTAATTTGTCATGGGATATAACTGAGGATGATTTGAGGAAACTTTTCTTTGATTGTACGGTTACCTCTATACGATTAGGTGAAGACAAGGATACGAAGGAGTTCAAGGGGTATGCCCATGTGGATTTTGCCAATAGTCTGTCCCTGCACATTGCACTGAAATTAGATCAACAAGTTGTCTGCGGAAGACCTGTTAGAATAAGCTGTGCTGTACGGAGAAATGAAACTGAGAACAACTCAACATCCATGGCGAAAGAAAGTAAAACTGATGGTGGTCAAGTCAGTATAGCCATTGAAGGTAACAATGATGCAAGTGAAATTAAAACAGATAGCAGTGAAGTAAGTGCGGTGAGTTCAAAGATTAGGCGGCGGACATGTTACGAGTGTGGAGAACGCGGCCACCTCTCATCTTCTTGCCCGAAGCAACAAGCCATGGCCAAACAAATTAACACCGACGGTCATGAAGTTGGTATAGTTAAAACTGACGATCATGTAGTCAATCTCGTTACTGAAGGTAACAATAATATTAGTGAAAGTAAAACAGAGGACAATGAAGCAAGTGCAGTGAGTTCAAAGATTAGGAGGCGGACGTGTTATGAGTGTGGAGAACGTGGCCACCTCTCATCTTCTTGCCCGAACAAGACAGCAACTGATTCGACGAATCCAGTTGCAGTATGA